A single window of Candidatus Methanomethylicota archaeon DNA harbors:
- a CDS encoding YhfC family glutamic-type intramembrane protease has protein sequence MWSFLFPILGGFVGLILIRILGFKKFTGGEFLLGFVIFFFSMIIQSPIQQLPILSMGRNQEEIINFILTQGFGFILIISLWIGFIAGFVQSGFKYIFARNKSYSAALNIGLGFGLTEAFYIGIISSLMTVINVPIYMYGISMIERFSATIFHIGSTMFIVDMFKKRRGLLGLLIIIIIHGLIDTLAALYQIMLNQLLLIITEFSILIIGLFLTLKLYKKAIGESEESPVW, from the coding sequence ATGTGGAGTTTTTTATTTCCAATTTTAGGAGGTTTTGTTGGATTAATTTTAATTAGAATTTTAGGTTTTAAGAAATTTACAGGAGGAGAATTTCTCTTAGGATTTGTAATTTTCTTTTTTTCTATGATTATTCAATCTCCAATACAACAATTACCAATACTCTCTATGGGAAGAAATCAAGAAGAAATTATTAATTTTATTTTAACTCAAGGTTTTGGATTTATATTAATTATTTCACTTTGGATTGGATTTATAGCAGGATTTGTACAATCAGGATTTAAGTATATATTTGCAAGAAATAAATCATATTCTGCAGCATTAAATATTGGTTTGGGATTTGGTTTAACTGAAGCATTTTATATTGGAATTATATCATCATTAATGACAGTTATAAATGTTCCAATATACATGTATGGAATATCTATGATAGAGAGATTTTCAGCAACAATATTTCATATTGGAAGTACTATGTTTATTGTAGATATGTTTAAGAAGAGAAGAGGCTTATTAGGACTTTTAATAATAATTATCATACATGGATTAATAGATACTTTAGCAGCATTATATCAAATTATGTTAAATCAGTTATTACTAATTATTACAGAATTTTCTATTTTGATTATAGGACTATTTTTAACATTAAAATTATATAAAAAAGCTATTGGTGAAAGTGAAGAAAGTCCTGTTTGGTGA